One window from the genome of Leptospira perdikensis encodes:
- a CDS encoding nitric oxide reductase activation protein NorD codes for MEWDQFVFYQGHKLWKKIRKKLTPPNPYYKYRMELEEGRILRYLQTLKNEPTTLIFSGETISFGQNYLKFPEVVHLFFSESSSKKYVRILLAYLSYLEVAKKTKKEDTKKINGETSFTKDHFFYLFRNFLNVFPGIRTDWKEIRMEKLKIRKRDLIQYQKITSIFTHATSSISDLKHEFPTGKDFISKSEKEKVKSKESKQKLDPSDAEVLEVDEKKIEEYTLGHNFEKIETVEEFDGQWRDIDGEEDMEEEDALQELNLKHIIRTEDPVHTTRTSESGSGTTLEILDEMDIGNHFSYPEWDYKLKNYKPDYCNVVEEFPKQKDSHYTKLILEKQHSNLMLLKKKMMALLNQTRIKKRLVAGADIDLDALVDRYADIKAKISPSETIYMNPIRDVSDMVLYFLVDISLSTDSWIQEKRILDVERESLLLFSECLEELKIPFGIAGFYSRTRNFNQFLHLKQLSEPWSSARDRLGSLSPIGYTRVGPALRHTSSLLKQTSYKQKWIILITDARPNDYDKYEGKYGVEDVNKAVGECLLNGVQVFTLAIGTEEKPTIPSMMRNASYQMLFHPERLLDSLQEFFRRTIRV; via the coding sequence TTGGAATGGGATCAGTTTGTATTTTACCAGGGTCATAAACTTTGGAAAAAAATTCGAAAAAAACTCACACCACCTAATCCATATTATAAATATCGAATGGAGTTAGAAGAAGGTCGAATCCTAAGATATTTGCAGACTTTAAAAAATGAACCAACCACTTTGATCTTCAGCGGAGAAACCATAAGTTTTGGACAAAACTATTTGAAATTCCCGGAAGTGGTTCATTTATTTTTTTCAGAATCGAGTTCTAAAAAATATGTTAGGATCTTACTTGCCTATCTTTCTTATCTCGAAGTAGCTAAAAAAACGAAGAAAGAGGATACAAAAAAGATAAATGGAGAAACGTCCTTTACAAAAGATCATTTTTTTTATTTGTTTCGAAATTTTCTAAATGTATTTCCTGGCATTCGTACTGATTGGAAAGAAATCCGAATGGAAAAGTTAAAAATTCGGAAAAGAGATTTAATTCAATACCAGAAAATCACTTCTATATTCACTCATGCAACTTCATCTATCTCTGATTTAAAACATGAGTTCCCCACAGGAAAAGATTTTATATCAAAGTCTGAGAAAGAAAAAGTAAAATCCAAAGAATCAAAACAAAAATTGGACCCAAGTGATGCCGAAGTTTTGGAAGTGGATGAGAAAAAAATCGAGGAATATACATTAGGTCATAATTTCGAAAAAATTGAAACTGTAGAAGAGTTTGATGGACAATGGCGTGACATTGATGGTGAAGAGGATATGGAAGAAGAGGATGCTTTACAAGAGCTAAACTTAAAACATATCATTCGAACGGAAGATCCCGTTCATACCACTCGAACCAGTGAGTCGGGATCTGGAACCACTCTGGAAATTTTAGATGAAATGGATATTGGAAATCATTTTTCTTATCCAGAGTGGGATTATAAGTTAAAAAACTACAAACCAGACTACTGTAATGTAGTAGAAGAGTTTCCCAAACAGAAAGACAGCCATTATACAAAACTTATATTAGAGAAACAACATTCCAATTTAATGTTATTGAAAAAAAAGATGATGGCACTCTTAAACCAAACTCGAATCAAAAAGAGATTGGTGGCGGGTGCTGATATTGATTTGGATGCTCTTGTGGATCGTTATGCCGATATCAAAGCAAAGATTAGTCCATCAGAAACAATTTATATGAACCCCATTCGAGATGTTTCGGACATGGTATTGTATTTCCTTGTTGATATAAGTTTGTCTACAGATTCATGGATCCAAGAAAAAAGAATTTTAGATGTGGAGAGGGAAAGTTTACTTCTATTCTCTGAATGTTTGGAAGAGTTAAAAATTCCTTTTGGAATCGCCGGTTTTTATTCTAGAACTCGTAATTTTAATCAATTCCTACATTTGAAACAATTATCGGAACCTTGGAGTTCTGCCCGTGATCGTTTGGGATCTTTATCACCAATTGGGTACACTCGGGTTGGCCCAGCCCTTCGCCATACGAGCTCCCTACTCAAACAAACGTCCTATAAACAAAAATGGATTATTCTCATTACAGACGCTCGTCCCAATGATTATGACAAGTACGAAGGAAAGTACGGGGTTGAAGATGTAAATAAAGCTGTCGGTGAATGTTTGTTAAATGGAGTCCAGGTTTTTACTTTGGCAATTGGAACTGAGGAAAAACCAACAATTCCATCGATGATGAGAAATGCAAGTTATCAAATGTTGTTTCATCCCGAAAGGCTCCTCGATTCTCTCCAAGAATTTTTTCGAAGAACCATAAGAGTTTAA
- a CDS encoding NnrS family protein: MKISFFRFSFWNTAFRPFFWFGSVYGILVIGFWLLVLSNAVPNPIQINSIHWHSYEMVFGFSKAIVLGFLFTAVQNWTNSSILKGKNLFFLLLFWTLGRFSMYPLGFLSYLSFGLDISSDLMVIFLLYPKLMVPTQKHNQPIVFHYGLFTIFHLLAGFSARSVLDPEQTLLFVHLGIFVILFLILIIGGRVVPFFSGVVIPGYSFKRMPKLESTIIYLPFVFYISKLVEGYFASNVSSRSDSLSLTNIIILFSFLSSFSLFVTNVVRYLSWKPWKSYQKPILWILYTGYFWVCLGFLLYSLVSLGYFPISSAIHSLTVGGIGVFIYGMITRVSLGHTGRSIVASPLTVGAYIILNFAVIARVFLPLFGKYNLAYHLSGIGWILAFILFILQYTKILFSPRPDGKPS; the protein is encoded by the coding sequence ATGAAGATTTCATTCTTTCGTTTCAGTTTTTGGAACACCGCTTTTCGTCCCTTTTTTTGGTTCGGTTCCGTATATGGCATTTTAGTGATTGGATTTTGGTTACTCGTTCTTTCGAATGCAGTCCCTAATCCCATTCAGATCAACTCAATCCATTGGCATTCCTATGAAATGGTTTTTGGATTTTCAAAAGCGATTGTCCTCGGTTTTCTTTTTACAGCAGTCCAAAACTGGACCAACTCAAGCATCTTAAAAGGGAAAAATTTATTTTTTCTATTACTCTTTTGGACTTTGGGAAGGTTTTCAATGTATCCACTTGGATTTTTATCCTATTTATCTTTTGGTTTAGACATTAGTTCGGACCTGATGGTAATTTTCCTACTCTATCCAAAATTGATGGTTCCCACTCAAAAACACAATCAACCAATTGTTTTTCATTATGGATTATTTACCATTTTTCATTTGTTAGCTGGTTTTTCTGCACGTTCCGTTTTAGATCCGGAACAAACATTATTATTTGTCCATTTAGGTATATTTGTAATCCTCTTCCTCATTTTAATCATTGGAGGGAGAGTCGTTCCATTTTTTTCTGGAGTGGTCATTCCAGGATATTCCTTCAAACGAATGCCAAAATTAGAATCAACAATCATCTACTTACCTTTTGTTTTTTACATTTCAAAACTTGTAGAAGGATATTTTGCTTCGAATGTATCTTCTAGAAGCGATTCGCTTAGTTTAACAAATATTATAATTCTGTTTTCTTTTTTGAGTAGTTTTTCGTTGTTTGTTACGAATGTGGTACGTTATTTATCCTGGAAACCATGGAAATCATACCAAAAACCAATCTTATGGATTTTGTATACAGGATACTTTTGGGTTTGTTTAGGGTTTTTACTTTATAGTTTGGTTTCTCTCGGATACTTTCCTATATCTTCTGCGATACACAGTTTGACTGTTGGTGGCATTGGAGTTTTTATTTATGGTATGATCACTCGAGTGAGTTTGGGACATACAGGAAGAAGTATTGTAGCATCACCACTCACAGTAGGTGCTTATATCATTTTGAATTTTGCGGTAATCGCTAGAGTTTTCCTTCCTTTATTCGGAAAGTATAACTTAGCTTATCATCTCTCTGGAATCGGTTGGATCCTCGCATTTATTTTATTCATCCTCCAATACACAAAGATTTTATTCAGCCCAAGACCAGACGGGAAACCATCATAA
- a CDS encoding Crp/Fnr family transcriptional regulator, with translation MIIKYLTQPNPESLMKAFEGCQELTFSKDEFLFHGGDTVAYMDLLVTGDLQVFKYDGNMNEVTLTFFRPVSIVAEWAVIQGIPYPASGRFTKKSTILRMPLTEVQSRIHKNIELNHILMHSLMNKIDTLNLAINRGLTMDAMQRVAHFLFYGTPDSLQLKQTQMASLLYLRPETFSRILKQLKDQGLVDTQKGEISILDKEGLLKILA, from the coding sequence ATGATCATCAAGTATCTAACACAACCGAATCCGGAATCCTTAATGAAGGCCTTTGAAGGTTGTCAGGAACTCACCTTTTCAAAAGATGAGTTCTTATTCCATGGCGGCGATACTGTTGCTTATATGGACTTACTTGTTACAGGGGATTTACAAGTATTCAAATACGATGGCAACATGAATGAAGTTACCTTAACTTTTTTTCGTCCTGTAAGTATCGTTGCAGAATGGGCTGTCATTCAAGGCATTCCCTATCCTGCCTCTGGAAGATTTACTAAAAAAAGTACAATCTTACGAATGCCTCTCACGGAAGTACAGAGTCGAATTCATAAAAACATTGAGCTGAATCATATTCTTATGCATTCACTGATGAACAAAATCGACACTTTAAATTTGGCAATCAACCGCGGTCTTACTATGGATGCGATGCAAAGAGTAGCACATTTTTTATTTTATGGAACACCAGATTCCTTACAGCTAAAACAAACTCAAATGGCATCTCTTCTTTACTTAAGGCCGGAAACATTCTCGAGAATCCTAAAACAACTAAAAGACCAAGGCCTTGTTGATACCCAAAAAGGGGAAATCAGCATTCTAGATAAAGAAGGTTTACTTAAAATTTTAGCTTAA
- a CDS encoding 7TM-DISM domain-containing protein translates to MKQFSFYKILILSFVLLVTNCSRSTDENTIVLRLDGDDWGIYFNDNADILSNEFNANNLDITTVPSNFRNLNRSYRGAIWIRKSFEITTEQHQKSLALQLGKVYQSDEVFINGVLIGKNNSAFGKDPDEFAFGRPRIYPIPHDLLLEGENVLIVKIESSLSTSAGVITGPIRIVTYEEALNGNLYDSLVELIFVGFYLFIALFFFINYFNLRDKKEYFSFSILALIFSAYELSKNEVRFFLINQFAILKFIEYSFLLILPYGFIKFIQDFFELKPFKYQRIYLFMQFFFIAVFAIIQNPVFWYNFIGYWDIHLLAVIGYAIYVTFNKFRDQTRGSTIHLLALVYLLYSILKEILIERGYLNSPSSLETSFLVYLILMTLALRFQFLIMKRKLQNRYERLKEADSLREKIFYYMDVMISGPLKLMKEKLTAYRESTQKTKDKNLVKDVIEVQSSIDNVMDDIIELSRLEVLKEVPVKEQVNFISFINEVIPEDDITYSIKVNPETEIHNSLDLINSVVVRLVDFPPFKEFNHNDLIITQDLKGNVHFRFLLFHSNPKVSQRLFSDLVENYNVLNPIKVKWAIILEIVRLLGAKIDFKIIKKKYLKIDLGIAAIVPVSELQPIKESQINSGSTSSVTQKEDWKVTLKRYWKFLKETEIKIPNFKKKK, encoded by the coding sequence ATGAAACAGTTTAGCTTTTATAAAATTTTAATCCTAAGTTTCGTTTTATTGGTTACTAATTGTTCGCGTTCCACAGATGAAAATACCATTGTACTCCGTTTGGATGGAGACGACTGGGGAATTTACTTTAATGATAATGCAGATATCCTTAGTAACGAATTTAATGCCAACAACTTAGATATCACAACTGTTCCTAGTAACTTTCGTAACTTAAATCGATCTTATCGTGGTGCGATCTGGATTCGTAAAAGTTTTGAAATCACAACAGAACAACACCAAAAATCTTTAGCGTTACAACTAGGGAAAGTTTATCAATCAGACGAAGTATTTATCAACGGAGTCCTCATTGGAAAAAACAATTCTGCATTTGGAAAAGATCCTGATGAGTTTGCCTTTGGCAGACCAAGAATTTATCCCATCCCACACGATCTACTATTGGAAGGCGAAAACGTTTTAATTGTAAAAATTGAATCTTCACTTTCAACTTCGGCCGGAGTCATCACTGGACCTATTCGTATTGTCACTTATGAAGAAGCATTGAACGGAAATCTTTATGATTCGCTCGTAGAACTTATCTTTGTTGGTTTTTACCTTTTTATTGCATTATTTTTCTTTATCAATTATTTCAACTTACGAGACAAAAAAGAATATTTCAGTTTTAGTATCTTAGCTCTTATATTCTCCGCATATGAGTTATCAAAAAACGAAGTTCGATTTTTTCTAATTAATCAATTTGCAATTTTAAAATTCATCGAATATTCTTTTTTATTAATTTTGCCTTATGGTTTTATAAAGTTCATTCAAGACTTTTTTGAATTAAAACCTTTCAAATACCAAAGAATCTATCTATTCATGCAGTTCTTCTTTATCGCAGTCTTTGCGATCATCCAGAACCCTGTATTCTGGTATAACTTTATTGGATATTGGGACATCCATTTACTTGCTGTGATTGGTTATGCAATCTATGTAACTTTTAATAAGTTTCGGGACCAAACTCGCGGTTCCACAATCCATCTACTTGCACTTGTATACTTACTCTATTCAATTTTAAAAGAAATATTAATTGAAAGAGGATATCTCAACTCACCATCTTCTTTAGAAACAAGTTTCTTAGTATATTTGATTTTAATGACTCTTGCTCTACGATTTCAGTTTTTGATTATGAAAAGAAAACTTCAAAATCGCTACGAAAGATTAAAAGAAGCAGACTCTTTACGCGAAAAGATTTTTTATTATATGGATGTAATGATTTCAGGCCCTCTGAAATTAATGAAAGAAAAGTTGACCGCCTACCGTGAATCAACTCAGAAAACTAAGGACAAAAATTTAGTAAAAGATGTGATTGAAGTGCAATCATCCATTGATAATGTAATGGATGATATCATTGAACTTTCAAGACTGGAAGTTTTAAAAGAAGTACCTGTAAAAGAACAAGTTAACTTTATCTCCTTTATTAACGAAGTGATTCCGGAAGATGACATCACCTATTCTATTAAAGTAAATCCAGAGACAGAAATTCACAATAGTTTGGACTTAATTAACTCTGTTGTGGTAAGATTGGTTGATTTTCCGCCATTTAAAGAATTCAACCACAATGATTTAATCATTACGCAAGATTTGAAAGGGAATGTTCACTTTCGATTTTTATTATTTCATAGTAATCCCAAAGTATCACAAAGATTGTTCAGCGATTTAGTTGAAAACTACAACGTATTAAATCCGATAAAAGTAAAATGGGCAATTATCCTTGAAATCGTACGATTGTTAGGGGCGAAAATTGATTTCAAAATTATCAAAAAGAAATATCTTAAAATCGATTTGGGTATTGCAGCCATTGTTCCTGTTTCCGAGCTACAACCAATCAAAGAATCACAAATAAATTCAGGATCCACATCTTCCGTAACACAAAAGGAAGATTGGAAAGTCACCTTAAAACGATATTGGAAATTTTTAAAAGAAACTGAAATTAAGATCCCTAACTTCAAAAAGAAAAAATAG
- a CDS encoding sensor histidine kinase, whose translation MISKTRIYQLVFGFAFVLSPTIFSLVAEPCGTMITSFENPVVLKTDWLFRKGDNLDWRDETVEESFWVKRSVPDYGISKTENLTGYHWYRCSFFLPENYTTPVEPIAIQLGRIRDIDEFYLNGTLIDKTGTVLPRMEVDFQKIRIYSLPTHLLKPGLNVMAIRIYAATNLNGLKEAPTIAKERLLRESAFSKEAFAMVCGYVFIFMGIYFLVGSIVRGRAGENFFFALFSIFMGIYVLIRTQHRDILFESFTWSYVAELLVLICLPIFFINFMHQYLKIKRNVVLLVYEVFLFVLFVITLFFRTPKTWILVIALFNYVLPVAMGLVIYLFVKNGKPNIAKVKFILIGIASLLPTILIDSLSALEIISMPGTLYLGFLIFLVMISIQLSNDIVLGLENFIEQEKELIQMERVKTGFLINLSSEFKSGMEKIKNAIDNISANSGKTTSKEQTKVTTKSAAKKKTKTKANSKHDLDPVKQAEDHISYMSYMVEEAMLLRKLEDKSYIPFYESFSVSELIRNCVSSVENHLEQYRKNISIEVKPGDLEIYFPKELLFSILRNLVENAYQYTDPKTDISIEFFNRDGFHQLIVMDEGMGLSQLEMETIFQKFVRGYRDKKNEIPGAGIGLTLVEATTKFLGGTVSLKSSEGMGAKFTIRIPEKPKK comes from the coding sequence ATGATTTCGAAAACCCGTATTTACCAACTCGTATTCGGGTTCGCATTCGTTTTGTCGCCAACTATTTTCAGTTTGGTGGCAGAACCTTGCGGAACCATGATCACATCTTTCGAAAACCCAGTCGTTTTAAAAACAGATTGGTTATTTCGCAAAGGTGATAACTTAGACTGGAGAGATGAAACTGTTGAAGAATCTTTCTGGGTCAAACGTTCTGTACCAGATTACGGGATTTCAAAAACAGAAAATCTAACAGGATACCATTGGTACAGATGTTCTTTCTTTTTACCTGAAAATTATACAACACCGGTAGAACCCATTGCTATCCAACTTGGCCGTATCCGCGATATTGATGAATTTTACTTAAATGGAACCCTAATCGACAAAACCGGGACTGTTCTTCCTAGAATGGAAGTGGACTTTCAAAAAATTAGAATTTATTCTCTACCGACCCACCTTCTCAAACCAGGCCTGAATGTGATGGCGATCCGTATTTATGCAGCGACAAACCTAAATGGCCTAAAAGAAGCACCAACAATTGCCAAGGAACGACTGTTACGTGAGTCTGCTTTTTCCAAAGAAGCATTTGCAATGGTCTGTGGTTATGTATTTATATTTATGGGAATTTACTTTTTAGTAGGTTCCATTGTTCGCGGACGTGCCGGGGAAAATTTTTTCTTTGCCCTATTCTCTATCTTTATGGGGATTTATGTTTTAATTCGAACTCAACACAGAGATATCTTATTTGAAAGTTTCACTTGGTCCTATGTTGCCGAACTTTTAGTATTAATCTGCTTACCGATATTTTTTATCAATTTTATGCACCAGTATTTAAAGATAAAACGTAACGTTGTTTTATTGGTGTATGAAGTATTTCTTTTTGTTTTATTTGTAATTACTCTATTTTTTAGAACTCCTAAAACTTGGATTCTAGTTATAGCCTTGTTCAATTATGTTTTACCTGTAGCTATGGGCCTTGTGATTTATTTGTTTGTAAAAAACGGAAAGCCAAACATTGCAAAAGTAAAATTCATTCTAATTGGAATTGCATCTTTATTACCTACGATTCTTATCGATAGTCTCTCTGCGTTAGAAATCATTTCTATGCCTGGAACTTTGTATTTGGGATTTTTAATTTTTCTTGTGATGATTTCTATTCAACTTTCGAACGATATTGTATTGGGTTTAGAAAACTTTATCGAACAAGAAAAAGAATTAATCCAAATGGAACGAGTCAAAACAGGATTTTTGATTAATTTATCCTCTGAGTTCAAATCAGGAATGGAAAAAATCAAAAATGCTATAGACAATATATCCGCAAATAGTGGAAAAACTACTTCCAAAGAACAAACAAAAGTTACAACAAAGTCTGCGGCCAAAAAGAAAACCAAAACCAAGGCCAACTCTAAACACGATTTAGACCCAGTTAAACAAGCTGAGGACCATATATCTTATATGAGTTATATGGTAGAAGAAGCAATGCTTCTGCGAAAGTTAGAAGACAAATCTTATATTCCTTTTTATGAATCCTTTTCTGTATCAGAACTAATCAGAAATTGTGTTTCGAGTGTGGAAAACCATTTGGAACAATATAGAAAAAATATCTCGATTGAGGTAAAACCAGGTGATTTAGAAATCTATTTCCCAAAAGAATTATTGTTTTCTATTTTAAGAAACCTTGTTGAAAATGCATACCAATACACAGATCCCAAAACAGATATTAGTATTGAATTTTTTAATCGAGATGGATTCCACCAACTCATTGTTATGGATGAAGGGATGGGTCTTAGCCAATTGGAAATGGAAACCATTTTCCAAAAGTTTGTCCGAGGTTATCGTGACAAAAAAAATGAAATTCCTGGAGCTGGAATTGGCCTTACCTTAGTGGAAGCTACTACAAAATTTTTAGGCGGAACTGTGAGTTTAAAATCAAGCGAAGGTATGGGAGCTAAATTCACAATTCGGATCCCGGAGAAACCTAAAAAATGA
- the fliH gene encoding flagellar assembly protein FliH yields MAKLVFKPIQIADLQEEVEIQLPDKYKKFHKTDEQEDFEIDQEGNIIEQYQGPSIEEIEAELQRYRQETEEQVRQLLEDAKKQAKAIEEEGRTKAFQMVQDSKEKIKLEEDSGRAKAEQILDRAKMEVERMIKEAEMKQAEIEHEAYQKGYDAGREVGFKKGQGEVRRLIDRLGTIIGKAIDIREEMIAASEKQMVEMILVIARKVIKDEIIERKEIVLNNIREAMKRIKDRDRIDIRVNFADLELTTAHKDELIKLMESLRKVNIYEDSRVDRGGVIIETDVGAIDARISTQLKEIEEAIRNVEPI; encoded by the coding sequence ATGGCAAAACTCGTCTTTAAACCCATTCAAATTGCCGACTTACAAGAAGAAGTTGAGATTCAACTTCCTGATAAGTACAAAAAGTTCCATAAAACCGACGAACAAGAAGACTTCGAGATAGACCAAGAAGGGAATATCATCGAACAATACCAAGGTCCATCGATTGAAGAGATCGAAGCGGAACTCCAAAGGTATCGCCAAGAAACAGAAGAACAAGTTCGTCAATTATTAGAAGACGCCAAAAAACAAGCAAAAGCCATTGAAGAAGAAGGTAGAACCAAAGCCTTCCAAATGGTTCAAGACTCCAAAGAAAAAATCAAACTAGAAGAAGACTCTGGCCGTGCCAAAGCGGAACAAATCTTAGATCGTGCTAAGATGGAAGTCGAACGTATGATCAAAGAAGCCGAAATGAAACAGGCTGAGATCGAACACGAGGCATATCAAAAAGGATATGATGCTGGGCGAGAAGTAGGATTTAAAAAAGGCCAAGGTGAAGTTAGGCGACTCATTGACCGATTAGGAACGATCATTGGTAAAGCAATTGATATTCGTGAAGAAATGATTGCTGCCTCAGAAAAACAAATGGTAGAGATGATCCTTGTCATTGCAAGAAAAGTAATCAAAGACGAAATCATTGAACGTAAAGAAATCGTACTTAATAACATTCGAGAAGCAATGAAACGAATCAAAGATCGTGACCGAATTGATATTCGTGTTAACTTTGCTGACTTGGAACTCACAACAGCACACAAAGACGAACTCATCAAACTTATGGAATCACTTCGCAAAGTTAATATTTACGAAGACTCTCGAGTGGATCGTGGTGGCGTTATCATCGAAACAGATGTGGGAGCTATCGACGCAAGGATTTCCACTCAGCTCAAAGAAATCGAAGAGGCCATTCGAAACGTCGAACCGATATGA
- a CDS encoding FliG C-terminal domain-containing protein yields MKSPSGSNKAALAYQILGRYLPDEVFAHLSDSEIESLLLKVESNPSPTKGQEKDILLSFTRFLQKKGTQTNTSNRHRSIGASGGTTDTNKGYSEYANHTYPPKNSGKTEPTLGKSSLGGSYANDIDPHQTMRTGSGSAFNEHPDTNELYSLLQEILKEEDSKSGSPLWSELPNYSLEMLRNLTTDESSEVVARVLSFSDPETASEVLAEYPESHREEIILALSEIDYHSDQERDQLERFLRFKMELIQKKMPVSKIRSRKAKTAGEILTRLPFLPSQNLIERIQKKSPEYAETIVEHYFRLEDLLHLGRTSLTRFFSEIHPLVIACALKGVETDFRDQVYSNLESWLVKEIKIEWDSLGPVSLAEIEEAQKGILDRLREAMNEGKVKLWRLK; encoded by the coding sequence ATGAAATCTCCTTCTGGATCCAATAAAGCCGCCCTTGCCTACCAAATCTTAGGCCGCTATTTACCGGACGAGGTTTTTGCTCACTTGAGTGATTCTGAAATCGAATCCCTCCTTTTAAAGGTCGAATCGAATCCTTCGCCGACCAAAGGACAAGAAAAAGACATCCTGCTTTCTTTCACCAGATTCTTACAAAAGAAAGGGACCCAAACCAACACTTCCAATCGCCACCGTTCCATTGGTGCGAGCGGCGGAACTACGGATACCAACAAAGGATATAGCGAGTATGCGAATCACACATACCCGCCCAAAAACAGCGGAAAAACTGAGCCTACTCTCGGAAAATCATCGCTCGGGGGCAGTTATGCAAATGACATTGATCCCCACCAAACGATGCGCACAGGAAGTGGGTCAGCGTTTAACGAACATCCAGATACAAATGAACTATATTCTCTCCTCCAAGAAATCTTAAAAGAGGAAGACTCAAAGTCGGGTTCCCCTCTTTGGTCAGAACTTCCTAATTATTCCCTGGAAATGCTCCGAAATTTGACCACGGACGAATCTTCCGAAGTGGTCGCTCGAGTTCTTAGTTTTTCCGACCCGGAAACTGCCTCAGAAGTTTTAGCTGAATACCCAGAAAGTCACAGGGAAGAGATTATTTTGGCACTTTCGGAAATCGATTACCATTCGGACCAGGAAAGGGACCAATTAGAACGTTTCCTTCGCTTCAAAATGGAACTCATCCAGAAAAAAATGCCAGTTTCGAAGATTCGTAGCCGCAAAGCAAAAACTGCGGGGGAAATTCTGACTCGACTTCCTTTTTTGCCATCTCAAAATTTAATTGAACGAATTCAGAAAAAAAGCCCAGAATATGCCGAAACTATAGTAGAACACTACTTTCGTTTGGAAGACCTCCTTCATTTAGGAAGGACGAGTCTCACTCGGTTCTTTTCTGAGATCCATCCACTTGTCATTGCTTGCGCTTTGAAAGGTGTAGAGACGGATTTTCGCGACCAAGTTTATTCCAATTTGGAATCTTGGCTTGTGAAAGAAATTAAGATCGAATGGGATTCGTTAGGTCCTGTCTCTTTAGCAGAAATCGAAGAAGCCCAAAAGGGAATCTTAGATAGACTACGCGAGGCAATGAATGAAGGCAAAGTGAAACTCTGGAGATTGAAGTAA